Genomic DNA from Peribacillus sp. FSL H8-0477:
TTATTTAACCTTTTTCATTACGAAATAGGGACATCCAAAATTACAGTATTCATACAGATACTCTGATAATGTACTAATTTTTGTATCGAAGGTTGCCTTTTGATTTTGATCATCAAAAAACCCGCGAAGCCGCAATTGACCATAGCCCCAATCACCGACTATATAATCATACTTAGTCAATATCTCACTGTATCTAGCTAGAAAAGCTTCTTCATTATATCCGTCCCTTTGTTCTTCTACCATTTCATAGTTCAGATTATTGATGCTAATCATGTTCATCACCTCGCAGCTTATAACTTCTTCCTTAAATTATAACGTATTCTCCATGATTTTCTAAGCGAAATTTAGATAAAACTGTCCATGATATGTAATAGGGGGTGCTAATACTTGAAAAAAACAATCTTAACGGTCAGCTTAAGCTCTATTATAGCCTTAACGGGTTGTTCTAGTGACAACAATCACGAGTCCAATGAGAGTATGGAAAAGGGGCGTAATCAAGCAAATCCTAGCCAAATTAATTCTCCAGCTACGATTTATGATGAAGATTACCAAAACAAAGATAATTCTCCCCAGGATTTTGGTTTTACTCATTTAACCAATGCCACCATCAATGGGAAGAAAATCAACAACCAAACACCAACGATTGATCGTGAACAACTTGCATCCATTATTACTCAACTCACTGTCCAACTGCCAAATGTAAAAGAAGCATCTACTTTAGTGACTGACGAAAAAGTATTAGTGGTTTACTCCACAGATACTTCTAACCGCTTTATGACAGCTGATCAAGTTAAACGGACGGCTGCCTCTGCAGTCCCGCGGTACTATCATATATATGTCAGTGATAATTATGTGCTGGCTCGTGATATTGAAGACTTTTCACTTCTTTCTACTCAAAGTCGTGATGTTGATCCGGCAATCAATTCCATTATTCAATTGATGTTAAAGTCACCACAAGGCAATAGGCTTTCTGATGGGGAAAACGAAAATGGCAAAATGAAAGGTGAAACGTCCATGTAATCAACTGGATAAAATTTAGAAAACCCCCGTTTAAAAAGGGGGCTTTTTTTTCGCTGTTATACTTCTTCTTTAATGAGCATTGCATCACCTTTTAACTGTTTTTGTTTGGCGGCTGCATTTACCTGCTCATCTGCATGATAAGACGAACGGACCATTGGCCCCGCTTCACAATGACTAAAGCCCTTCTGGATAGCTATCTTCTTAAGCTCATTAAATTCTTCTGGTGTGAAATACTTAAGCACATTAAGATGTTTTTTTGACGGTTGTAAATATTGTCCAATTGTCATGATATCTACCTTATTCGCCAATAAATCATCCATGGTTTCAAGAATTTCTTCCTTTGTTTCACCTAACCCAATCATTAAACTTGATTTGGTTGGGATATCTGGATACATCTCCTTGGCTCTATGCAGCAGTTCTAAAGACCGATCATACTTAGCACGCGCACGAACTCGATTGGATAAACGACGTACCGTCTCAATATTGTGATTGAGAATATCTGGTTTCGAATCCATTAGATTTTTTAAATTTTCGTATACCCCTCCCATATCGGAAGGAAGCACTTCAATGGATGTAAAAGGATTTTTCCTGCGAATGGCTCGAACTGTTTCTGCAAATACTACCGAGCCTCCATCCTTTAAATCATCCCGAGCGACAGCCGTAATGACCGCATGCTTTAAATTCATCGCAGCAACAGAATCAGCAACTCTCTCTGGCTCTGCTAAATCTAATTCTGTCGGTAAACCTGTCTTAACCGCACAGAAACGACAAGCTCTCGTGCAAACAGCTCCGAGAATCATGAAGGTAGCTGTCCGCCTTACTGCCCAACATTCATGGATATTGGGACATTTCGCTTCTTCACAAACTGTATGTAAATTTTTTTCACGCATCATTTTCTTTAAACCCGTATAGTTTTCATTTGTGTTGAGCTTAATTTTCAGCCACGCCGGTTTCCGAAGCGGTTCTTCTTTAGTCGCCATACCCCACACTCCATTCTTCTTGTAAATAATAGGAAATATCTCTTCATTGTCACTTTACCAAATAACATATCAATGAACAAGTATAGGTAGATATTCCATAATTTTAAAATAATGTTTTTCGACTTGTAATAGCAAACTAGATGTAATGAACTAGGAAGGAGACTAGATGCGTGAAGTGGAAATTAGTACTCGTTGTTTTTATTATCATTTTAAGTTTCCCAACAGAACACCGAACGGGCATCGCGGCTTCAACAGCACATTCTTCTGAAGTCATTTACCAAAAGCGGATGGAACTTTATAAAAACATGGAAACAGCATTGCAAATTCCTTGGTATTATTTAGCTGCTGCCGATCAGTATGAATATAGTATCCGAGGTTTTAATAAATCTGAACCGCTGTCGGGTGTCATTGCGATTCAAATTAAACCTTCGAAGTGGAGCGGAGTTCTTAACCCAGAGCCAAACGACCAAAACCCCCTTTCTATCAATTTTTTCGGCGGATCTGGATTAGATGGAAACGGTG
This window encodes:
- the lipA gene encoding lipoyl synthase produces the protein MATKEEPLRKPAWLKIKLNTNENYTGLKKMMREKNLHTVCEEAKCPNIHECWAVRRTATFMILGAVCTRACRFCAVKTGLPTELDLAEPERVADSVAAMNLKHAVITAVARDDLKDGGSVVFAETVRAIRRKNPFTSIEVLPSDMGGVYENLKNLMDSKPDILNHNIETVRRLSNRVRARAKYDRSLELLHRAKEMYPDIPTKSSLMIGLGETKEEILETMDDLLANKVDIMTIGQYLQPSKKHLNVLKYFTPEEFNELKKIAIQKGFSHCEAGPMVRSSYHADEQVNAAAKQKQLKGDAMLIKEEV
- a CDS encoding YutD family protein is translated as MISINNLNYEMVEEQRDGYNEEAFLARYSEILTKYDYIVGDWGYGQLRLRGFFDDQNQKATFDTKISTLSEYLYEYCNFGCPYFVMKKVK
- a CDS encoding YhcN/YlaJ family sporulation lipoprotein; protein product: MKKTILTVSLSSIIALTGCSSDNNHESNESMEKGRNQANPSQINSPATIYDEDYQNKDNSPQDFGFTHLTNATINGKKINNQTPTIDREQLASIITQLTVQLPNVKEASTLVTDEKVLVVYSTDTSNRFMTADQVKRTAASAVPRYYHIYVSDNYVLARDIEDFSLLSTQSRDVDPAINSIIQLMLKSPQGNRLSDGENENGKMKGETSM